Genomic DNA from Schistocerca americana isolate TAMUIC-IGC-003095 chromosome 6, iqSchAmer2.1, whole genome shotgun sequence:
CAAGACGTATTGCCATCATGAAGTCTTTTCTCCCTGTATCATGTTTATTATTGACGGAATAGGTGTCAGCGGAGGAACCAGCCAACCGTGCATTTGCAACATCAGTGCACAGTTGGACCGTTGCTCACTTCTGGCCATTCAGCTAATACCTTCAATGACGACTATAAGAccttatgaaattacaatgaaatccagacgatTAGAGGCTTAtatgcgttgatatacatcaacgcgagcagttgaaaatgtgttccccgaccgggactcgaacctggtatCTCCTgtttacattgcagacgctctgtccgactgagccatcgaggacactgAGGAcattgcgactgcagggacttatctctgccacgctccccgtgagacccacacttccaacttactgtctaCACACTACAATTGTAGTGCCCTGCCCACTGCGCTCTTTACTCGCggtagtcaatctaccgattcccgtaagagttttacCAATGTGAGTgcctccgcactgaagaagatgattGGCCGTtaagccttatctgtatgaagatgatttctgtcctttcggacatgtccgaaagaacagatatcatctttatTCATGTAAGATCTAATGGCTGCCCCTGAGGAAATACTTACTGATATGAAGGACTCTCTGGAGAGAGAGAAGAAGCCACCAGCAGTGATTCGTAGCGCCCGTTGAGCTCTGAGCATCAGAAGCAACAGCGACCGTTTGGTTGACGTCGGGCATTCCTGCAGTGAAGTCACCGCGTCGTAAGCCGAGAATGCCACTTTTTCGCtctgaaagaaatgaaaagtaaCACCAGTAGATCAACAGATAACACCTTTTTtccgacactataacttttttgTCTGCTACTATGAAATTACTGTTTTAAACAAAATGCTGCTTCTGTATTAAACGACAGGTGAAATTGTAGATGAACGATGAAAAGTTCACTGACGACAGTTTAATGTTACCGTGTACCAAAAGATAACATATTGCTCCGTTTCAGAACAGCACTTGTTTTAGCATGGTGGAATCCTGAAACAACTTCTCAACAAAATAAGCATTCCGTCCTATTACATTCACAAAGGAAGCGAAGATGGAATGTGTCCCTTGGTATGAACCGTAAATTATAACTTTCTATTACCCAACATACTATAATGTTTATAAAGTTGCCACGTCGTCATCCTGGAACACATGTTTACTAGGTTTACTCAACAGGATATCAGAAGAACAAAGTCGCCTTTCATTTATCAGAGATTTCCATTGAAGTTCCTTAATGTCTGTGTAATGCTTTAGGATAGACTACAGTCATCGATGAATCCTACCATTGGGTCTGTTTATTCGTTCGAAATCTGTTCTGTTTGTTACTTCATTAGTGTTTCAATTTTGGTGCAGTACTTTAGGCTGATGCCTGCGTGCAGTTTGCTTTACAGACAGTCTACACTTTCCTAAATTACTTCTCGTACCTTGTACTGTTgagctgtaaatgtaatcatttcatacgTTCCAAATGCACTACTGTGTCAATAAATCTTGTGTCAATTCATATTCCGTAAAAAGGTGTACTAAGTATTTTTTGGCATTGTATATGTTAATTCCTATGATGTTATATAATTCTTCAACCTGTGTACAGGTAAAGGAATCATTATCGATAGTTGTCAAACAATTGATGTATCGCCCCAGAAAATAAAAATCCAATTTCGGATCAATTTTCCAAATTGGGAATCATAATTTCACAGACAAGCAATGCTAATAGTCTTAAATGTGTCAATTAGGATTGGAAAATATGGACTTCGAAAGTCGGCAACAGATTCTCACGAGACAAAGTTGCAGCAAACTGCATGTTTTGGGCTCACTAGCCTATTTCGCGACTTAGATGACACCGGTAAACagctatggttttttttttttttttttttttttttttttttgaacagcacTGAAATTATTTTTCAGGATCCCCAGTTACCAGTGTAATGTAGGAGTTCCTGGCAGCTAATAAGCCTCACCATCGTTTTCTTTGATTCCTGTTGAGAAGGTGCTTAACAGAAATGTGTTTGTCAGTAGAAACATTAAGCAGATTGCCCCACTTGGTGGCGTTCCTCGAAAATGGATCATATGACGATAAAAGGAATCAATTTATCCCTTTTCGCTAGACAAGTACTAGTCTATATCGTCACACATCTGGCCCAATCATCAAAAAGTGGCTGAAGGAATTATGCCAGATTATgatcaaaaacaaaagtaatgtgtaATACTAAACAGAAAGTATTTCTGCTTCATTAATCCGCTTCCGTCTTTATCATTGATCATAACTTGTACATACCTCCGAAATGAGATCGTCCCCGTACCAGCAGTATACGAAGAGTACTGAGAGTTCGAAGACCAGGTAGCTGCTGCTCTTACCGACTTCTTGCACACCATTAGACCTCTGAAAGAAAGAAAGCTCATCAATAACCGCTCGATTCTCTCCATctacaacaacacaaacacaacccCACTCTCCACAGGCATTAATCAGTCAACCGTATGACACGTACTTACTTGTTACTTTGGTACAGCTCGGAACATTTTTTAGTGTAGGATCTCTGCAGCAATATCCCAATGTCCGTCTCTTGAGTACGGAATCAACAACAATGTCAGATATTAATGTCGTACCATGAGATGAAAATGAGACCTAAAGCTTCGTCACTTTTATTCTTGTAAAGAGCAAACGTCAACAAATACTCTTCTAATGAGTTGTTATTAATGAAAAATCGTTTACTGTTACAGCGCAGGTTGTGCTATCTTAATTAATTGAATCATGAATAGTTGAGCTCAACGAGTTTAGATGTAACAGAGTTGTGTTTCCGGTCACTGTTTTACGTCAGTGTTATTTTACGGTGATTACTTAAAATATAAGTATGTgagattaaaaatatatatttaggaAAAAACTGTACAGCATCTGTTGGAGTTGGTGTATTGGAAATGATGGACACTCTGAGAAAAAAATTAGTGAATTTCTTTTAGACATATAAAATTTTGCCgggaaacaacaatttatgtctgGCACAAGTCACAGCTCGTACTAAAAGTGTTTGTGCAGTAAGCAGGAGTAACCTTGCGAAAAGCCTACATATCTCGGAGTAAATATATAAAGAAGAGATTCGCAATGTATGAAACCACGAAAAAATCCCAAACCCCAGCAGATGTCATTTACACTGGTCTATGCAGAAAAGCGAAATTCGGGCTCAGTGGTAGCAGCAGGAAGCAGTAAAGCAGGTTAGCTTATGTTCAGTTGTACAGGTTTCCCCAAGTAAAAAGAGGAAGAGGAATATCACATACGCAGTTAAAGATGTATATCTACCACCTCGCCCGTTTCCTTGACACTAGCAGTGTCATCTCTGAAAACTATGTATGTTCATATAGCCTACTAGCGGAAACAACATATGGTACTTACATCATTACGGTACAAAATAAAGTAGAAAAGTTCTCACGTTTATtttaagttttaattaaatttGCAAATTTCTCAAATTACAAGCGGAAACAACATATGGTACTTACATCATTACGGTACAAAATAAAGTAGAAAAGTTCTCACGTTTATtttaagttttaattaaatttGCAAATATTCTCCTGCAAATTTCTCAAATTACAATCACCAATGTGCTACAACCTCCTACAAAcaatttttcaatgattttgacATCATAATGTAAGGCTTTTGATAGTCAACTGAACCTTGGGTGATGTAATTTTGGTCCAAAATGTACAATGGCGAATCAAATATTTCGTTCAAATGGACTTAGACGGACTCTGGTTATATAAATAAATCAGTTTTTCTCTGTTTCCCGCCTACCATTCCCTTTTCCAAGGAGGCAGAATAGGTACATGGAGGGTGTAGGATCCTTTCGTGCCTTGTTCTACCTATCCTGAGTCTTTTTTCTGACCATTTCACACAGCCATATTTGAAAATGCCATCAACCGCCCAATTACGTTTTCAGAAAtgcaacaaacaaataattaaccTACAAAAATATAATTCAAAATACAGCACACAAACAATTAGGCTACAAAAATATACATAGCAAATTATACGCAATTTGCTGACAAAGACATCCACgaattttcttcccatatttggtaTGCAGATGTAGCAGTGATAACACCAAGACTGGGCTAGATACACAAGATAGGGTTAAAGACAGAATAGGTCAGCACGAATTCAATACGGATCTCAAGAAATCATAGTACAGGAGAGCGAAAGAATACGCTCACATGGTACTTTCGATCCATTTTTTCTGTATCACTCTACATTCAAACTCTTAATTTCCTTAAAAATCTAGTAGTTTCTATATAATATGCCCGCTAACCTTGTAAAAATGTGGAAGATAGTGTATTTAAATTTGAAACTCCTTCCCGACAATGCTTATTCAGTAATTGCAGGGACGCTTCTATACTCTCAACATTGATACTCTGGATATGTCACAACATTTCTCTTTATCCAAGTGGTTGGGTTGTTATGAGCGGTTAAGTATCATTGTATACAAAAGCAGCCACAAAGTCTACAAATATCATATGAGGATCTAGTTCGCCAAAGATGATGGCATGTGAAGTCACAGTATGTGATGCAAATACACCTGCATACAGCCCCGATTCAATCCAAGAAGAAACTCTGTTTCTTCGGCCCCATTCGACCAGGTGAATACAACATTTGATAAAGGACAGCAGTTCTCGGTTGCGAAAAGGAAGCTTAGGCTCGCTGATCCCTCGATAACGATATTGTCAAATTACATAAAAGGCGTTAACGGAAAATGGATGACTCCAGACGATGGAATTCTCTATCAACTGAACTGTTAGGTTCATAATTTACCTTGGCAGTCTGAAAAAGCTGAAAGCAGAAGCACACCCCGACGGAGAGGCATTGTCCCAGTAACATCCCGCCTAAACACTGCTCCAGCAGCTCAAAGTTCCTGCCAACATGTGAAGAACAACGATTCATCCTACAGGCATATTCTTATTAATAAAGACTGTACAAGACATCAACACAAACTTAATCTTTAACAGAAAATGACTAAGAAACCATACGTCGTGTAGGCATTGACAGTGAATAAACATGTTCTAAAGAAACTGATATTCAGaataaaatacatttcttccaTTGAGAGTACAAAATCATAGCTCGAAATCACCACACGAGAACaccgaaaataaataaattgttcaaaaacctTGCGAATAAAGACGCCTGTCTCCGCCTTATGCTTTTACACTAAAAAGACAGATGGGACTACTTGTAACAAGACTATTAAACTGATGGACCTCACATAGAACGTCAGGCCGATGAAAGTTCAAAATTTTTTTCCTGCGTCGTAGCGTGTCTCCAGTGTATGAAAATCGCTGCTTGCAGATGAATGCGATATACGGCGACAGGCATCTAGTAATAAGTATCTCAAACAAAGGGCCAGATATTGATAACCAGGGGAAAGTCAAACACCTACTACGGCATCAGCAAGTGTTGCAGTAGTACATAAGTTCtgtaaaacagtgtgtgtgtgtgtgtgtgtgtgtgtgtgtgtgtgtgtgtgtgtgtgtgtgcgtgtgtgtgtgctagATAGTTAATTGCTTTCTCTTGATACGATGCGGAACAAATCATTTAGCTTTCGTgagtactttttaaataaaaactaaactattTTTTTAACATGCGTTTCATGTTTCTCTACACACTCTCTCCTTCTACTTCCCTCTGTATCACGCATTCTCGCTCTCTCGTACATACATGGTAATTATAGGACCATATATTCAGAAATTGCTCAATGCAGCAGAAGGGATTACCAAGTAGGTATAGTTTTGGTTTCTATTTGAACTTCATCGTCCATTAGATTCCTCACATCTCTGAGTCAACGGCTTTTATGATTTATTGCATTGTGTTAAGGCTGAATTGTGCGCTGTTTAAGTGCAACTTCTTCATGTTTTAATCTCAAAATTCTGATATTTTCCGTAATACAACAGTTACAGAACTAGAAAGTGTAAGACCACGTATAACGTTTAACATGCATTTCAGTTCCTTATTGAAGCCAACGagaaagaatttaaattttttttcattcattctaGTTCCCTCCTGCGTTATTTCTAATCGTTTGTTCAGACTTTGTGCCGTAAAGATATGCATAGACTGTGTGAGTTTGTTCACTTGcaaaaacttttaataattttcaaggAAACATCATTTACATAAACCAGTTTCAAGATGAAGTGAGCTTGAATTCAACACTTCCATTTTCCTCTTGGCTCTGCGATGGTCGAttatttatctacactcctggaaatggaaaaaagaacatattgacaccggtgtgtcagacccaccatactttctccggacactgcgagagggctgtacaagcaatgatcacacgcacggcacagcggacacaccaggaaccgcggtgttggccgtcgaatggcgctagctgcgcagcatttgtgcaccgccgccgtcagtgtcagccagtttgccgtggcatacggagctccatcgcagtctttaactctggtagcatgccgcgacagcgtggacgtgaaccgtatgtgcagttgacgggacttagagcgagggcgtatagtgggcatgcgggaggccgggtggacgtaccgccgaattgctcaacacgtggggcgtgaggtctccgcagtacatcgatgttgtcgccagtggtcggcggaaggtgcacgtgcccgtcgacctgggaccggaccgcagcgacgcacggatgcacgccaagaccgtaggatcctacgcagtgccgtaggggaccgcaccgccacttcccagcaaattagggacactgttgctcctggggtatcggcgaggaccattcgcaaccgtctccatgaagctgggttacggtcccgcacaccgttaggccgtcttccgctcacgccccaacatcgtgcagcccgcctccagtggtgtcgccacaggcgtgaatggagggacgaatggagacgtgtcatcttcagcgatgagagtcgcttctgccttggtgccaatgatggtcgtatgcgtgtttggcgccgtgcaggtgagcgccacaatcaggactgcatacgaccgaggcacacagggccaacacccggcatcatggtgtggggagcgatctcctacactggccgtacaccactggtgatcgtcgaggggacactgaatagtgcacggtacatccaaaccgtcatcgaacccatcgttctaccattcctagaccggcaagggaacttgctgttccaacaggacaatgcacgtccgcatgtatcccgtgccacccaacgtgctctagaaggtgtaagtcaactaccctggccaggaagatctccggatctgtcccccattgagcatgtttgggactggatgaagagtcgtctcacgcggtctgcacgtccagcacgaacgctggtccaactgaggcgccaggtggaaatggcatggcaagccgttccacaggactacatccagcatctctacgatcgtctccatgggagaatagcagcctgaattgctgcgaaaggtggatatacactgtactagtgccgacattgtgcatgctctgttgcctgtgtctatgtgcctgtggttctgtcagtgtgatcatgtgatgtatctgaccccaggaatgtgtcaataaagtttccccttcctgggacaatgaattcacggtgttcttatttcaatttccaggagtgtatatgctaagAACAAGAGAGGAAGCAAATTCACCCCTGAGATACACCTGTAGAGCACATTAGCAGTTCAGATGAAACTTTTTCGTTTACTACATTCCTTGGCTTGCTTAAAATGATATTATATTCTTTTAGTTAGATCAGCTGATAATTAGCGACAAACAAGAGTATCTGATAAAATATCTGAAATTTTGTAGGGAGATACAGTGTACTTCACAGTCATATGCTTCTGACAAGAACTGCCCATCCCACGACGCCAAAAGTGGTCTCAGAGCATGCGGACGGTGGGGTAGTGGAAGCCGTGTCGTGTTGAAACCTACAAAGACATTGGTGACTCAGTTACAAAGGTTGGCGCTCAG
This window encodes:
- the LOC124619354 gene encoding odorant receptor Or2-like encodes the protein MLLGQCLSVGVCFCFQLFQTAKRSNGVQEVGKSSSYLVFELSVLFVYCWYGDDLISESEKVAFSAYDAVTSLQECPTSTKRSLLLLMLRAQRALRITAGGFFSLSRESFISVLNVSYSFFTVLRNFRDE